A single region of the Actinoplanes sp. SE50/110 genome encodes:
- a CDS encoding TrkA family potassium uptake protein — protein sequence MIHLPMVRQGPLKALAVRLAMALALVLSAVAVVYADRGGYRDVNGDGLSLLDCFYYAVVSLSTTGYGDITPSTQGARLVNVLFITPARVLFLIILVGTTLEVLTDQYRRGLRISRWRRKLKDHVVICGYGTKGRAAVDALLETGYDKSRIVIVENREAAVRQATANGFVVIEGNATRSSVLLEADIKNCKSVIIATDQDEASVLITLTVRQLTAGQVRIIAAVREQENAALLKQSGAHHVIVSSSTAGRLLGLTTTAPPLIDVVEDLLTPGQGMALAMRSAERAEVGRNPRELPTLVVALIRRGKVLPLGGEQAVTIETGDLLVYIRDDASTAAGVTV from the coding sequence GTGATTCACCTACCGATGGTCCGTCAGGGACCGCTGAAAGCGCTGGCTGTCCGGCTCGCGATGGCGCTCGCGCTGGTGCTGAGCGCGGTGGCGGTCGTCTATGCCGACCGGGGCGGTTACCGCGACGTGAACGGGGACGGCCTGAGCCTCCTCGACTGTTTCTACTACGCGGTGGTCTCGCTCTCCACCACCGGTTACGGCGACATCACCCCGTCGACGCAGGGCGCCCGGCTGGTGAACGTCCTGTTCATCACGCCCGCTCGGGTGCTCTTCCTGATCATCCTGGTCGGTACCACCCTGGAAGTGCTGACCGACCAGTACCGCAGGGGCCTGCGGATCAGCCGGTGGAGGCGGAAGTTGAAGGACCACGTGGTGATCTGCGGGTACGGCACCAAGGGCCGGGCCGCGGTCGACGCGCTGCTGGAGACCGGCTACGACAAGTCCCGCATCGTGATCGTGGAGAACCGGGAGGCCGCCGTCCGGCAGGCCACCGCGAACGGCTTCGTGGTGATCGAGGGCAACGCCACCCGCTCCTCGGTGCTGCTCGAGGCGGACATCAAGAACTGCAAGTCGGTGATCATCGCGACCGATCAGGACGAGGCATCGGTGCTGATCACGCTGACCGTGCGGCAGCTGACCGCGGGCCAGGTGCGGATCATTGCAGCGGTCCGCGAGCAGGAGAACGCGGCGCTGCTCAAGCAGTCCGGCGCGCACCACGTGATCGTCTCGTCGTCCACCGCGGGCCGGCTGCTGGGCCTGACCACGACCGCGCCGCCGTTGATCGACGTGGTGGAGGACCTGCTCACCCCCGGGCAGGGGATGGCGCTGGCGATGCGCTCGGCGGAGCGGGCCGAGGTGGGCCGTAACCCGCGGGAGCTGCCGACGCTGGTGGTGGCGCTGATCCGGCGGGGCAAGGTACTGCCGCTCGGCGGGGAGCAGGCGGTCACCATCGAGACCGGCGACCTGCTGGTCTACATCCGCGACGACGCCAGCACCGCGGCCGGCGTCACCGTCTGA
- a CDS encoding adenylate/guanylate cyclase domain-containing protein, translated as MFTDIEGSTRLARMLGDTYRAVLNAHRSVLRAALSDFGGVELLTEGDSFFVAFDNADAALAACVEAQRRLAAHPWPREDAVPRVRMGLHTGRATPIGTEYASAEVHRAARVAAAAHGGQVLCSEATALAVTATYATSGHGRVATAAAATLATVDLLDLGAFRLRGFDDAERIFQVVAPGLDREFPRPRTAEAPRHNLPAAHSSFVGRQAECAELAELVGRHRLVSVVGPGGAGKTRLSLAVGEQVVDAYPGGVWTIDAVSAAGGLPAALVAALGLRPEPGRQAIETVLEQCGERRMLVILQTCDAAPGLTAALAHRLLSRCPRMDVLTTGRAPLGLAGETVWRIPPMAPADAFALLKERATAARGGRRSDDDTALAELAARLEGSPLAIELAAARLRLLPAELLARRLDDPIGALDGDACGEGRHASLHNNLEWSYRSLGSRAAELLHRLAVFAGPVDLATVDWCGEGALSALSELAEKSLIEVVPGPRYRMSGHVRSYALRRLAATGDETSVRDRHLAWSLEMLSAVAVDTDGQPRTVSLTDLGPFVPEWQAALRWAARCGDVSAGLRLAAALSPWWREHGGAGEGRDLLSRLGERDGAEADPTELARSYLIHADLTGDRAERDDLLRRAEQAARRAGNAALLVRALGGRRIPLDERADEAAESGCRAVIAEAERTGVVTESLPAVLALAELYWRRGALTEAAELLGGARQLEAGRPEDRGRRAVDWLLGMVALRRGDLVAAHDHLVVALRSRLRHGFRGAAADAVAAIAARCALGGDPVTATVLFGGAEAARGARRTESFGSFWSERQAALRLALGDAAFDAAYADGANLGFDRIVAMALAVEHPDLEDGAARFAQIVR; from the coding sequence ATGTTCACTGACATAGAGGGGTCTACACGACTGGCCCGGATGCTCGGTGACACCTATCGCGCTGTGCTGAACGCACATCGCTCAGTGTTACGTGCGGCGCTGAGCGACTTCGGTGGTGTGGAGCTCCTCACCGAGGGTGATTCGTTCTTCGTGGCGTTCGACAACGCCGACGCCGCTCTGGCGGCCTGTGTGGAGGCGCAGCGGCGGCTGGCCGCCCATCCCTGGCCGCGGGAGGACGCCGTGCCGCGAGTCCGGATGGGACTGCACACCGGCCGGGCCACCCCGATCGGCACCGAGTACGCCAGCGCCGAGGTGCACCGGGCCGCCCGGGTCGCCGCCGCCGCCCACGGTGGCCAGGTGCTCTGTTCGGAGGCGACCGCGCTCGCGGTCACCGCCACCTATGCCACCTCGGGACACGGCCGGGTCGCGACGGCGGCCGCGGCGACGCTGGCCACCGTGGACCTGCTCGACCTGGGCGCGTTCCGGCTGCGGGGCTTCGACGACGCCGAGCGGATCTTCCAGGTGGTCGCGCCGGGGCTGGACCGGGAGTTCCCCCGCCCGCGGACCGCGGAGGCGCCGCGGCACAATTTGCCGGCCGCGCACAGCTCGTTCGTCGGGCGCCAGGCGGAGTGCGCCGAGCTGGCCGAGCTGGTCGGCCGGCACCGGCTGGTCAGCGTGGTGGGCCCGGGCGGGGCCGGCAAGACACGGCTGAGTCTGGCCGTGGGCGAGCAGGTGGTCGACGCGTACCCCGGCGGGGTCTGGACGATCGACGCGGTGAGCGCGGCCGGTGGCCTGCCCGCCGCCCTGGTCGCGGCGCTGGGGCTGCGGCCGGAGCCCGGCCGCCAGGCGATCGAGACGGTGCTGGAGCAGTGCGGCGAGCGCCGGATGCTGGTCATCCTGCAGACCTGTGACGCCGCGCCGGGGCTGACCGCGGCGCTGGCGCACCGGCTGCTGTCCCGCTGCCCGCGGATGGATGTGCTGACCACCGGCCGGGCGCCGCTGGGCCTGGCCGGGGAGACCGTGTGGCGGATCCCGCCGATGGCCCCGGCTGACGCGTTCGCCCTGCTCAAGGAGCGGGCCACGGCGGCTCGTGGCGGGCGGCGCAGTGACGACGACACCGCGCTGGCCGAGCTGGCCGCCCGGCTGGAAGGTTCGCCGCTGGCGATCGAGCTGGCCGCCGCCCGGCTGCGGCTGTTGCCGGCCGAACTGCTGGCCCGGCGGCTGGACGATCCGATCGGTGCGCTGGACGGGGACGCCTGCGGCGAGGGCCGGCACGCCAGCCTGCACAACAACCTGGAATGGTCGTACCGGAGCCTGGGCAGCCGGGCCGCCGAGCTGCTGCATCGGCTGGCGGTCTTCGCCGGCCCGGTCGATCTGGCCACCGTCGACTGGTGCGGCGAGGGCGCTCTCAGCGCGCTCTCCGAGCTGGCCGAGAAGTCGCTGATCGAGGTGGTGCCGGGGCCGCGCTACCGGATGTCCGGGCACGTCCGGTCGTACGCGTTGCGCCGCCTCGCCGCCACCGGTGACGAGACGTCCGTGCGGGATCGGCATCTGGCCTGGTCGCTGGAGATGCTGTCGGCGGTGGCGGTGGACACCGACGGGCAGCCGCGGACCGTGTCGCTCACCGATCTGGGGCCGTTCGTGCCGGAGTGGCAGGCCGCGCTGCGCTGGGCGGCCCGCTGCGGGGACGTGTCCGCCGGCCTGCGCCTGGCCGCGGCGCTGAGTCCCTGGTGGCGGGAGCACGGCGGGGCCGGGGAGGGGCGGGACCTGCTCAGCCGGCTCGGCGAACGGGACGGCGCCGAAGCCGATCCGACGGAGCTGGCCCGGTCGTACCTGATCCACGCCGACCTGACCGGCGACCGCGCGGAGCGGGACGACCTCCTGCGGCGTGCCGAGCAGGCGGCCCGGCGGGCCGGCAACGCGGCGCTGCTGGTCCGGGCGCTGGGCGGCCGGCGGATCCCGCTGGACGAGCGTGCCGACGAGGCGGCGGAGAGCGGCTGTCGTGCGGTGATCGCCGAGGCGGAACGGACCGGGGTGGTCACCGAGTCGCTGCCGGCCGTGCTGGCGCTGGCCGAGCTCTACTGGCGGCGGGGTGCGCTGACCGAGGCGGCCGAGCTGCTCGGCGGCGCCCGGCAGCTGGAGGCGGGCCGGCCGGAGGACCGTGGCCGGCGGGCCGTGGACTGGCTGCTCGGCATGGTCGCGTTGCGCCGGGGTGACCTGGTGGCCGCGCACGATCACCTGGTGGTGGCGCTGCGCTCCCGGCTGCGGCACGGGTTCCGGGGGGCGGCCGCGGACGCGGTGGCGGCGATCGCGGCCCGCTGCGCGCTGGGCGGCGATCCGGTGACCGCGACGGTGCTGTTCGGCGGAGCGGAGGCGGCGCGCGGGGCGCGCCGCACCGAGTCGTTCGGGAGTTTCTGGTCCGAGCGGCAGGCCGCGTTGCGGCTCGCGCTGGGCGATGCCGCTTTCGATGCCGCGTACGCCGATGGCGCGAACCTGGGTTTCGATCGGATCGTCGCGATGGCGCTGGCCGTCGAGCATCCCGACCTGGAGGACGGGGCGGCGCGCTTCGCGCAGATCGTGCGGTAG
- a CDS encoding zinc ribbon domain-containing protein, with amino-acid sequence MPRYDYRCRACGATFELNRPMREAGDPATCPHGHGDTVKLLSTVAVTGRGGAAPAGGGGGGCCGGGCGC; translated from the coding sequence ATGCCGCGTTATGACTACCGCTGCCGCGCCTGCGGTGCCACCTTCGAGCTGAACCGTCCGATGCGCGAGGCCGGCGATCCGGCCACCTGTCCGCATGGCCACGGCGACACGGTGAAGCTGCTGTCCACTGTCGCCGTCACGGGCCGTGGCGGCGCCGCTCCGGCGGGCGGCGGCGGTGGCGGCTGCTGTGGCGGCGGTTGCGGCTGCTGA
- a CDS encoding GNAT family N-acetyltransferase, whose translation MRVREWDPRSASAAEVHSLVETVNAVLATDLPDDPPWRDVQVRDYLAETMPGERRICWVAEDDRLPEGESEIYALVSILLLGDIGVLEILVKPQLRRRGLGRELLGVAARRAYLEGFSSIGVEAIGGTPAIAFYESLGFEREYVETRSVLSLDTVDWATLGTMASGISSGYRVEYHPGGPPAPLLEAYARAKAQAQTDDDDLDLTPRSSDPERLRESLDTLHRRGLKPYIVLAIHESTGSVAGLTEVVVPAQHPERADQYDTIVVREHRGYGIDRAIKARMLFELRAAESGLRQVQTWNAQHNESMLKVNAELGYQSDRDWYEYIADVGDLVRRLGPADQ comes from the coding sequence GTGAGGGTGCGTGAATGGGATCCCCGCTCCGCGTCCGCGGCCGAGGTCCACTCCCTGGTGGAGACGGTCAACGCGGTGCTGGCGACCGACCTCCCCGACGATCCACCCTGGCGGGACGTGCAGGTCAGGGACTATCTCGCCGAGACCATGCCCGGCGAGCGGCGGATCTGCTGGGTCGCTGAGGACGATCGGCTCCCGGAGGGGGAGAGCGAGATCTACGCCCTGGTCAGCATTCTGCTGCTGGGCGACATCGGCGTGCTCGAAATCCTGGTCAAGCCGCAGTTGCGCCGCCGCGGGCTGGGCCGGGAACTGCTCGGGGTGGCCGCCCGCCGGGCGTACCTGGAGGGTTTCTCCTCGATCGGGGTGGAGGCGATCGGCGGCACCCCGGCGATCGCCTTCTACGAGTCGCTGGGTTTCGAGCGGGAGTATGTGGAGACCCGTTCCGTCCTGAGTCTGGACACCGTCGACTGGGCCACGCTGGGCACCATGGCCAGCGGCATCAGCAGCGGCTACCGGGTGGAGTATCACCCGGGCGGCCCGCCCGCCCCGCTGCTCGAGGCGTATGCGAGGGCCAAGGCGCAGGCCCAGACCGACGACGACGATCTGGACCTGACGCCCCGCTCCTCGGATCCGGAGCGGCTCCGCGAGTCTCTCGACACGCTGCACCGGCGCGGCCTCAAGCCGTACATCGTGCTGGCCATCCACGAGTCGACCGGCTCGGTCGCCGGGCTGACCGAGGTGGTCGTCCCGGCCCAGCACCCGGAGCGCGCCGACCAGTACGACACGATCGTGGTGCGCGAGCACCGCGGCTACGGCATCGACCGCGCCATCAAGGCCCGGATGCTGTTCGAGCTGCGCGCCGCCGAGTCAGGCCTGCGCCAGGTCCAGACCTGGAACGCGCAGCACAACGAATCCATGCTCAAGGTCAACGCCGAGCTGGGCTACCAGTCCGACCGTGACTGGTACGAATACATCGCCGACGTCGGCGACCTGGTCCGCCGCCTGGGACCTGCCGATCAATGA
- the hemB gene encoding porphobilinogen synthase gives MSFPDIRPRRLRRTPAIRRLVAETRLAPSELILPLFLKDGINEPKPISSLPGVVQHSRESLLKAAHEAVSAGVGGLMLFGVPDNADKDETGAAGLDPDGILNVGLRDLRAEFGDATVIMGDLCLDEFTSHGHCGVLAPDGSVDNDATLEIYGRMAVAQAEAGAHMVGPSGMMDGQIGVVRRALDAAGHQDVSILAYSAKYAGAFYGPFREAVESTLQGDRRQYQQDPPNLREALREVDLDVAEGADIVMVKPALPYLDVIAAIRERVTVPVAAYQVSGEYSMVEAAAANGWIDRERTILETLTSIKRAGAQITLTYWATEVAKMLR, from the coding sequence ATGTCCTTCCCCGACATCCGCCCGCGCCGGCTGCGGCGCACCCCGGCCATCCGCCGCCTGGTCGCGGAGACCCGGCTCGCGCCCTCCGAGCTGATCCTGCCGCTGTTCCTCAAGGACGGCATCAACGAGCCGAAACCGATCAGTTCGCTCCCCGGCGTCGTGCAACACAGCCGGGAGTCGCTGCTGAAGGCCGCCCACGAGGCGGTCAGCGCCGGCGTCGGCGGCCTGATGCTCTTCGGCGTGCCGGACAACGCCGACAAGGACGAGACCGGTGCGGCCGGACTCGACCCGGACGGCATCCTCAACGTCGGCCTGCGCGACCTGCGGGCCGAGTTCGGCGACGCCACGGTGATCATGGGCGACCTCTGCCTCGACGAGTTCACCTCGCACGGGCACTGCGGGGTGCTGGCCCCGGACGGTTCGGTCGACAACGACGCCACGCTGGAGATCTACGGCCGGATGGCGGTCGCCCAGGCCGAGGCCGGCGCCCACATGGTCGGCCCGTCCGGGATGATGGACGGCCAGATCGGGGTGGTCCGCAGGGCCCTGGACGCGGCCGGGCACCAGGACGTCTCGATCCTGGCGTACTCGGCCAAGTACGCGGGCGCGTTCTACGGCCCGTTCCGGGAGGCCGTGGAGTCCACCCTGCAGGGCGACCGGCGGCAGTACCAGCAGGACCCGCCGAACCTGCGGGAGGCGCTGCGCGAGGTCGACCTCGACGTCGCCGAGGGCGCGGACATCGTGATGGTGAAGCCGGCGCTGCCCTACCTCGACGTGATCGCCGCGATCCGTGAGCGGGTCACCGTCCCGGTCGCCGCGTACCAGGTCTCCGGGGAGTACTCGATGGTCGAGGCGGCCGCCGCCAACGGCTGGATCGACCGCGAACGCACCATCCTGGAAACCCTCACCTCGATCAAGCGCGCCGGCGCCCAGATCACCCTCACCTACTGGGCCACCGAGGTCGCGAAGATGTTGCGATGA
- a CDS encoding uroporphyrinogen-III synthase: protein MTTRTARKPAGRIAFIGAGPGDPELLTRRAYAALTDADQVVHDRGVPESLLAAVRADAKPDAQFSPAEGAPGDVAKVLLSAAKSGLSAVHLVAGDPFGHESVVKEVQAVARTAVHFEVIPGIGQAEGVAAYAGVPLPGVRIAADVDDVTSLDFDALAGAAQKGSFAVAVDAGDLAAVRDGLLAAGVEPGVPVAVTGDGTGETQYTTTSTVDSFVAAALGFTGRVVLTVGAEVAERDAMSWWENRPLYGWKVLVPRTKEQAGAMSARLRAYGAIPCEVPTIAVEPPRTPAQMERAVKGLVDGRYAWVVFTSVNAVRAVWEKFAEHGLDARHFGGVKIACIGEATAEAVRDFGIQPELIPAGEQSSEGLLAEFSPHDEILDPVGRVLLPRADIATETLAAGLIERGWEVDDVTAYRTVRAAPPPAEIRDAIKSGGFDAVLFTSSSTVRNLVGIAGKPHARTVVAVIGPKTAETAVEFGLRVDTQPQNASVPDLVEALAEYALELREKLAAMPAKQRRGSKVQGPTALRFR from the coding sequence ATGACCACCCGCACCGCCCGTAAGCCAGCCGGACGCATCGCGTTCATCGGCGCCGGACCCGGCGACCCGGAGCTGCTTACCCGCCGCGCGTACGCCGCGTTGACCGATGCCGACCAGGTGGTCCACGACCGGGGCGTACCCGAGTCGCTGCTGGCCGCGGTCCGCGCGGACGCCAAACCCGACGCGCAGTTCAGCCCGGCCGAGGGCGCCCCCGGCGACGTGGCCAAGGTGCTGCTCTCCGCCGCCAAGTCCGGGCTGTCCGCCGTCCACCTGGTGGCCGGCGACCCGTTCGGCCACGAGTCGGTGGTCAAGGAGGTGCAGGCGGTCGCCCGGACCGCGGTGCACTTCGAGGTGATCCCGGGCATCGGGCAGGCCGAGGGTGTCGCCGCGTACGCCGGCGTGCCGCTGCCCGGCGTGCGGATCGCCGCCGACGTCGACGACGTCACCTCGCTCGACTTCGACGCGCTGGCCGGCGCGGCCCAGAAGGGCTCGTTCGCGGTCGCCGTGGACGCCGGCGACCTCGCCGCGGTCCGCGACGGGCTGCTCGCGGCCGGCGTCGAACCGGGTGTCCCGGTCGCGGTGACCGGCGACGGCACCGGCGAGACGCAGTACACCACCACCTCGACGGTGGACAGCTTCGTGGCCGCCGCGCTCGGCTTCACCGGCCGGGTGGTGCTCACCGTCGGGGCCGAGGTCGCCGAGCGGGACGCGATGAGCTGGTGGGAGAACCGCCCGCTGTACGGCTGGAAGGTCCTGGTCCCGCGGACCAAGGAGCAGGCCGGCGCGATGAGCGCGCGGCTGCGGGCGTACGGCGCCATCCCGTGCGAGGTGCCGACCATCGCGGTCGAGCCGCCGCGCACCCCGGCGCAGATGGAGCGCGCGGTCAAGGGCCTGGTCGACGGCCGCTACGCCTGGGTGGTGTTCACCTCGGTGAACGCCGTCCGCGCGGTCTGGGAGAAATTCGCCGAGCACGGCCTCGACGCCCGTCACTTCGGCGGTGTGAAGATCGCCTGCATCGGGGAGGCCACCGCCGAGGCGGTCCGCGACTTCGGCATCCAGCCCGAGCTGATCCCGGCCGGCGAGCAGTCCAGCGAGGGCCTGCTGGCCGAGTTCTCGCCGCACGACGAGATCCTCGACCCGGTCGGCCGGGTGCTGCTGCCGCGCGCCGACATCGCCACCGAGACCCTGGCCGCCGGCCTGATCGAGCGGGGCTGGGAGGTGGACGACGTGACCGCGTACCGGACGGTGCGGGCCGCGCCGCCGCCGGCCGAGATCCGCGACGCGATCAAGTCCGGGGGCTTCGACGCGGTGCTGTTCACCTCGTCCTCCACGGTCCGCAACCTGGTCGGCATCGCCGGCAAGCCGCACGCCCGCACGGTCGTCGCGGTGATCGGGCCGAAAACCGCGGAGACCGCGGTCGAGTTCGGCCTGCGGGTCGACACCCAGCCGCAGAACGCCTCGGTGCCGGACCTGGTCGAGGCGCTCGCCGAATACGCCCTGGAGCTGCGCGAGAAACTGGCGGCGATGCCCGCCAAGCAGCGCCGCGGCTCGAAGGTGCAGGGCCCGACGGCCCTCCGATTCCGCTGA
- the hemC gene encoding hydroxymethylbilane synthase, translating into MVADELTLATGRAVELVRIVTPGDTSSAPVAQLGVGVFVSALRDALVAGEIDFAVHSYKDLPTAEHPRLTIPAIPRREDPHDVLVARDGRGLADLPPGSLVGTGAVRRIAQLRALGLELQVTPIRGNIDTRIARVLGPDADLDAVILARAGIARIGRTADITQTLDPMLMLPAPAQGALAVECRSGDADLVELLATLDHAPTRAAVVAERALLATLEAGCAAPVAAYARLVRGRHAGSAPEDGRGEEMIHLRGAVISPDGVRAIRLSRTGTPAGAAEIGKALAADLLDAGADTLMGSTE; encoded by the coding sequence ATGGTCGCCGACGAGCTGACCCTGGCCACCGGCCGGGCCGTCGAGCTGGTCCGGATCGTCACGCCCGGTGACACCTCGTCCGCGCCGGTCGCCCAGCTCGGGGTCGGCGTGTTCGTCTCGGCGCTGCGGGACGCGCTGGTGGCCGGCGAGATCGACTTCGCCGTCCACTCGTACAAGGACCTGCCCACCGCCGAGCACCCGCGGCTGACGATCCCGGCGATTCCCCGCCGGGAGGACCCGCACGACGTCCTGGTCGCCCGGGACGGCCGCGGCCTGGCCGACCTGCCGCCCGGCTCACTGGTCGGCACCGGGGCCGTGCGGCGCATCGCCCAGCTTCGCGCGCTCGGCCTGGAGTTGCAGGTCACGCCGATCCGGGGCAACATCGACACCCGCATCGCGCGGGTTCTCGGCCCGGACGCCGACCTCGACGCGGTGATCCTGGCCCGGGCCGGCATCGCCCGGATCGGCCGGACCGCCGACATCACCCAGACGCTGGACCCGATGCTCATGCTGCCCGCCCCCGCCCAGGGTGCGCTGGCGGTCGAGTGCCGGTCCGGCGACGCTGACCTGGTCGAGCTGCTGGCCACGCTCGACCACGCACCGACCCGGGCCGCCGTCGTGGCGGAACGGGCGCTGCTGGCCACGCTGGAGGCCGGGTGTGCCGCCCCGGTCGCCGCATATGCCCGCCTCGTCCGGGGCAGGCATGCCGGCTCGGCCCCCGAGGACGGGCGCGGCGAGGAGATGATTCACCTGCGCGGTGCGGTGATCAGCCCGGATGGGGTTCGAGCCATCCGGCTGTCGCGCACCGGAACGCCCGCCGGGGCGGCGGAGATCGGCAAGGCACTCGCCGCCGATCTCCTCGACGCCGGCGCCGATACCCTGATGGGGAGCACAGAATGA
- a CDS encoding glutamyl-tRNA reductase has protein sequence MNLLSIGASYRTADVSVLERLTIASAQIPEILQKLVAQPYVSEAVLVSTCNRVEVYAAVSGFHGGLGDICNVLSQTSGIPATELAGHLYVHYGEAAVRHSFRVSSGLESMVVGEAQILGQLRDAYHAATESDSAGRLLHELMQQALRVGKRAHAETGIDKAGQSVVTAALEVAADHLGGPLAGRSALVVGAGAMGSLSVATLTRTGVGPLRITNRSASRADRLAELYGATAVPLSALHDELRTVDLVVSATASTEPLLTRDVLSAALAARTQADPLVVLDLAVPRDVAPDAAGLPGLFVVDIDSLATSRRSAPAAAETAAVEQIVSGEVDNFLGWMRGAEVAPTVAALRTRAEEVVTAEMRRLLGRRPEFTEEQRADVSRTLHRVVQQILHQPTVRVRQLAAEPGGDQYAALLRELFDLDVPLATHADAVPEIGGKP, from the coding sequence GTGAATCTCCTCAGCATCGGTGCGTCCTACCGCACCGCCGACGTTTCCGTCCTTGAACGGCTCACCATCGCTTCGGCCCAGATCCCGGAGATCCTGCAGAAACTCGTCGCCCAGCCGTACGTGAGCGAGGCCGTGCTGGTCTCCACCTGCAACCGCGTCGAGGTGTACGCCGCGGTCAGCGGGTTCCACGGCGGCCTCGGCGACATCTGCAACGTGCTCTCCCAGACCTCCGGCATCCCGGCCACCGAGCTGGCCGGCCACCTGTACGTGCACTACGGCGAGGCCGCGGTCCGGCACTCGTTCCGGGTCTCCTCCGGGCTCGAGTCGATGGTGGTCGGCGAGGCGCAGATCCTCGGGCAGCTGCGTGACGCCTACCACGCGGCCACCGAGTCGGACTCGGCCGGCCGGCTGCTGCACGAGCTGATGCAGCAGGCGCTGCGGGTCGGCAAGCGGGCGCACGCCGAGACCGGCATCGACAAGGCCGGCCAGAGCGTCGTCACGGCCGCCCTGGAGGTGGCCGCCGACCACCTCGGCGGGCCGCTCGCCGGGCGGTCCGCGTTGGTCGTCGGGGCCGGCGCGATGGGCTCGCTGTCGGTGGCCACGCTCACCCGGACCGGGGTCGGCCCGCTGCGGATCACCAACCGCAGCGCGTCGCGCGCCGACCGGCTGGCCGAGCTGTACGGCGCCACCGCGGTGCCGCTGTCCGCCCTGCACGACGAGCTGCGCACGGTCGACCTGGTGGTCAGCGCCACCGCGTCCACCGAGCCGCTGCTCACCCGGGACGTGCTCAGCGCCGCCCTGGCCGCCCGCACCCAGGCCGACCCGCTGGTCGTGCTCGACCTCGCCGTGCCGCGCGACGTGGCCCCGGACGCGGCCGGTCTGCCCGGCCTGTTCGTGGTCGACATCGACTCGCTGGCCACCAGCCGGCGGTCCGCCCCGGCCGCCGCCGAGACCGCCGCGGTCGAGCAGATCGTCAGCGGCGAGGTGGACAACTTCCTCGGCTGGATGCGCGGCGCCGAGGTCGCGCCGACCGTGGCCGCCCTGCGCACCCGGGCGGAGGAGGTGGTCACCGCCGAGATGCGCAGGCTCCTCGGCCGGCGGCCGGAATTCACCGAGGAGCAGCGGGCCGACGTTTCCCGTACATTGCACCGGGTCGTCCAGCAGATCCTGCACCAGCCCACGGTGCGGGTGCGGCAGCTGGCCGCCGAGCCGGGCGGCGATCAGTACGCCGCCCTGCTGCGCGAGCTGTTCGACCTGGACGTCCCCCTGGCCACCCACGCCGACGCGGTACCCGAGATCGGAGGAAAACCGTGA
- a CDS encoding redox-sensing transcriptional repressor Rex, translating to MSQQRHGSTPGEAGGVPAFPDLPEATIARLPEYLRALHHLAEAGAETVSSEGLAAAAGVNSAKLRKDLSHLGSYGTRGVGYDVALLVDQIEYILGLDKNRAVCLVGVGNLGHALAGYAGFASRGFRVVALFDADRKKVGEVINGMAVRHIDDLARLAAEESIAIGVIATPPTAAQTVADLLVAAGVTSILNFAPCVLSVPPNVDVRKVDLAIELQILSFHEHRKASLTALPGGGEPAGDQEAVGS from the coding sequence ATGAGTCAGCAGCGTCACGGAAGCACGCCCGGCGAGGCCGGTGGCGTCCCGGCCTTCCCGGACCTCCCGGAGGCGACCATCGCGCGGCTGCCCGAATATCTGCGCGCCCTCCATCATCTGGCCGAGGCCGGTGCCGAAACGGTATCCAGCGAGGGTCTGGCCGCCGCAGCCGGGGTCAACTCGGCGAAACTGCGCAAGGACCTCTCCCATCTGGGCTCGTACGGCACCCGCGGCGTCGGCTACGACGTCGCCCTGCTCGTCGACCAGATCGAGTACATCCTCGGTCTGGACAAGAACCGCGCCGTCTGCCTGGTCGGGGTCGGCAACCTCGGGCACGCCCTGGCCGGCTACGCCGGGTTCGCCAGCCGTGGCTTCCGGGTCGTGGCGCTCTTCGACGCCGACCGCAAGAAGGTCGGCGAGGTGATCAACGGCATGGCCGTGCGCCACATCGACGACCTGGCCCGGCTCGCCGCCGAGGAGTCGATCGCGATCGGGGTCATCGCCACCCCGCCCACCGCCGCGCAGACCGTCGCCGACCTGCTGGTCGCCGCCGGTGTGACAAGCATCCTGAACTTCGCGCCATGCGTGCTGTCGGTCCCGCCGAACGTCGATGTGCGCAAGGTGGATCTCGCCATCGAGTTGCAGATCCTCTCGTTCCACGAACACCGTAAGGCGTCCCTGACCGCCCTTCCCGGAGGCGGGGAACCCGCGGGTGACCAGGAGGCAGTCGGGTCGTGA